A part of Chloroflexota bacterium genomic DNA contains:
- a CDS encoding M20/M25/M40 family metallo-hydrolase produces the protein MTDFLPFLKKMISAPGLSGFEGPIREIIWEAWEPLTDELSVSKIGSLHGLKKGRGADPRKRVLISTHMDAIGMMVTGIDEGLMRITQLGGIDHRILPGQPVIVHGREDLPGQVVQPPAHLLPESAGTGPVAMEYLLVDVGLRPTEVSEKVRVGDLVSYAQMPLELTGGALAGHTLDNRVSVAAATICLDELQNRLHDWDVWAVASVQEEETLGGALTSPFEIRPDIAIVVDVCFAKGPGANDWRNLPLGGGVGLGWGPNIHPALYKAFEEKAKALEIPTNQDLMPKMSGTDAMAVQIVAEGIPTAVLGIPLRYMHTPVETVSMKDVRRVGRLMAEFIADLKPDAMDKINWEE, from the coding sequence ATGACTGATTTCTTGCCATTTCTGAAGAAGATGATTTCGGCGCCAGGCCTTTCTGGTTTTGAAGGGCCAATCCGAGAGATCATCTGGGAAGCCTGGGAACCGCTTACTGATGAACTTTCGGTCAGCAAGATTGGCAGCCTGCACGGCCTGAAAAAGGGCCGGGGGGCTGACCCTCGCAAGCGGGTTTTGATCTCCACCCATATGGACGCCATCGGCATGATGGTAACCGGCATTGATGAAGGCCTGATGCGCATTACTCAACTTGGGGGCATTGATCACCGCATCCTGCCGGGCCAGCCTGTGATTGTGCATGGCCGAGAAGACCTGCCGGGACAGGTGGTCCAGCCGCCAGCGCACCTGTTGCCTGAGTCGGCCGGAACGGGTCCGGTTGCGATGGAATATTTGCTAGTGGATGTCGGCCTCAGGCCCACTGAGGTCTCTGAGAAGGTGCGCGTGGGTGATCTGGTCTCTTATGCCCAGATGCCGCTCGAACTGACCGGCGGCGCTCTGGCCGGGCACACCCTGGATAACCGGGTTTCCGTTGCTGCGGCCACGATTTGTCTGGATGAACTCCAGAACCGGTTGCACGATTGGGATGTTTGGGCTGTGGCCTCTGTGCAGGAAGAAGAGACCCTGGGTGGGGCGCTGACCTCACCTTTCGAGATCCGACCCGACATTGCCATTGTGGTCGATGTCTGCTTTGCCAAAGGACCGGGCGCAAATGACTGGCGCAACCTGCCCTTAGGTGGTGGGGTAGGGCTGGGATGGGGACCAAACATCCATCCAGCGCTCTATAAGGCCTTTGAAGAAAAAGCCAAAGCCCTTGAGATCCCCACAAACCAGGACCTGATGCCAAAGATGTCCGGTACGGACGCGATGGCAGTGCAGATTGTGGCAGAAGGTATCCCAACCGCTGTATTGGGCATCCCGCTGCGTTATATGCACACACCGGTGGAAACAGTGTCAATGAAGGACGTCCGCCGGGTGGGTCGATTGATGGCTGAATTCATTGCAGACCTCAAACCGGATGCAATGGATAAGATTAATTGGGAAGAGTGA
- a CDS encoding class I SAM-dependent methyltransferase translates to MALYDQFAAIYQRGPYLRFSQGLAEAILPEYLEELGCKPRKMLDVACGEGSLAVAMAKMGIKVTGIDQSAQMIALAKDRAKSAKVKADFKVEDMRSLPFEGEFDLVTCFFDSLNYMLSVADLQDAFVGAYRALRPGGFYIFDMNTIYGLAVDWMRQETYIQNETEDFIEIHRQEFDYENSIASMYVTVFQKKGKMWERFGEIHQERGYPIADIQFLLTHLGFEIVGIYGSLSKRTSLQTTSSRVWFAVRKPN, encoded by the coding sequence ATGGCCCTTTACGATCAATTTGCTGCTATTTATCAACGTGGTCCTTATCTGCGATTCTCACAGGGGTTGGCTGAAGCGATCCTCCCTGAGTACCTGGAGGAATTGGGCTGCAAGCCGCGGAAGATGTTGGATGTGGCTTGCGGGGAGGGGTCATTGGCTGTGGCGATGGCAAAGATGGGCATCAAGGTGACCGGGATTGACCAATCGGCTCAAATGATCGCTCTGGCCAAGGACCGGGCTAAATCCGCCAAGGTGAAAGCGGATTTTAAGGTCGAAGATATGCGTTCACTACCATTTGAGGGTGAATTTGACCTGGTGACCTGTTTCTTTGACAGTCTGAACTATATGCTTTCGGTGGCGGACCTGCAGGATGCCTTTGTCGGGGCCTATCGGGCATTGCGGCCGGGCGGTTTCTACATTTTTGACATGAACACCATCTATGGCCTCGCTGTGGATTGGATGCGGCAGGAGACTTATATCCAAAATGAGACCGAGGATTTCATTGAGATCCATCGCCAGGAATTTGATTACGAAAACTCAATCGCCAGCATGTATGTGACGGTTTTTCAGAAAAAGGGGAAAATGTGGGAGCGGTTTGGTGAAATCCATCAGGAGCGGGGCTATCCGATTGCGGATATCCAGTTCCTGCTGACCCACCTTGGGTTTGAGATCGTTGGAATTTATGGCAGCCTGAGCAAACGCACCAGTTTGCAGACCACCTCTTCCCGGGTCTGGTTTGCGGTGCGGAAGCCGAATTAA
- the udk gene encoding uridine kinase: MTKESSHSKTTVIGIAGGTGSGKTTLSELILDNIGRDRMAYLPHDAYYRDRKDLPLAERAKLNYDHPDSLETELMVEHILQLKAGKPVEKPVYDFTTHSRREATIHVEPKRLLLVEGILIFAEKSLRKLFDMKIYVDTDADLRIIRRLTRDIEERGRTVQSVVDQYLQTVRPMHLEFVEASKRYADIIVPEGGLNTVALDMVIARLQFLLGEEILDD; encoded by the coding sequence ATGACCAAGGAATCGTCCCACTCTAAAACAACTGTCATCGGAATTGCCGGGGGAACGGGTTCCGGAAAGACAACTCTGTCCGAACTGATCCTGGATAATATCGGCCGGGATCGGATGGCTTATCTGCCACATGATGCCTACTATCGTGACCGCAAGGATCTCCCTCTTGCGGAGCGTGCCAAACTTAATTATGACCACCCCGATTCACTTGAAACGGAATTGATGGTGGAGCATATACTTCAATTGAAAGCCGGCAAACCTGTTGAGAAGCCGGTATATGATTTCACCACCCACAGCCGGCGGGAAGCCACCATTCACGTGGAACCCAAGCGGCTGCTCCTGGTGGAAGGTATTCTGATCTTTGCAGAGAAATCACTGCGTAAACTTTTTGACATGAAGATCTATGTGGATACAGACGCTGATCTGCGCATTATCCGCCGGCTCACTCGAGATATCGAAGAGCGCGGCCGCACTGTGCAATCTGTGGTTGATCAATACCTGCAAACCGTCCGGCCCATGCATCTGGAATTTGTGGAAGCCTCCAAACGCTATGCGGACATCATCGTACCGGAAGGCGGGCTGAACACGGTCGCTCTGGATATGGTGATTGCTCGGCTTCAATTCCTATTGGGAGAAGAAATTCTTGACGATTGA
- a CDS encoding D-tyrosyl-tRNA(Tyr) deacylase, whose translation MKAVIQRVSEGSVTVDGKVVAEIGQGLVILLGIAPEDTVELAKQMVEKIAHLRIFEDDEEKMNLSALDVNAEAIVVSQFTLYADTSRGRRPSFTGAAKPDLAKPLVESFAHLLTDQGVPTQTGVFGAMMDVALVNDGPVTIVMEY comes from the coding sequence ATGAAAGCAGTGATTCAACGGGTGAGCGAAGGTTCGGTGACCGTCGATGGGAAAGTCGTCGCCGAGATTGGTCAGGGACTGGTCATTTTGCTGGGCATTGCCCCGGAAGATACCGTGGAGCTGGCCAAACAAATGGTGGAAAAGATCGCTCATCTGCGGATCTTCGAGGATGACGAAGAGAAGATGAACCTCTCAGCGCTGGATGTGAACGCTGAAGCGATCGTTGTTTCACAGTTCACTCTTTATGCCGACACCAGCCGCGGCCGCCGCCCTTCATTCACTGGAGCGGCCAAGCCAGATCTGGCTAAGCCACTGGTGGAATCCTTCGCCCATTTGCTCACGGACCAGGGCGTGCCGACTCAGACCGGTGTCTTTGGCGCTATGATGGATGTGGCGTTGGTAAATGACGGTCCGGTTACGATTGTGATGGAGTATTGA
- a CDS encoding NUDIX domain-containing protein, protein MQYKKGTPLSDTVTCRDIYGDQITLPLEKMIFRNSVYGLILNEGKLLVVRTHSTGLFAFPGGGIEMGEPIIDALHREIWEETGITVEMGELATLAEDFFYYNPGDEAYHALLLFYWCWPLTTDLVTDADVYDEESEAPRWVPVRELTAEDFQIICRPVFQLIQKTLSD, encoded by the coding sequence ATGCAATACAAGAAAGGCACTCCCCTAAGCGATACCGTCACCTGCCGGGATATCTATGGTGATCAGATCACCCTGCCGCTGGAAAAGATGATCTTCCGCAATTCAGTTTATGGATTGATATTAAATGAGGGGAAACTACTGGTTGTGCGTACCCACAGCACTGGTTTATTTGCCTTCCCGGGCGGCGGAATCGAGATGGGTGAGCCCATAATAGATGCTTTGCACCGTGAAATATGGGAGGAAACCGGTATTACCGTTGAAATGGGAGAGCTTGCCACCCTGGCGGAGGATTTCTTCTACTATAACCCCGGCGATGAAGCCTACCACGCCCTGCTGCTCTTTTATTGGTGCTGGCCGCTCACTACCGACCTGGTCACTGATGCAGATGTATATGATGAGGAATCCGAAGCGCCGCGCTGGGTGCCGGTCAGGGAACTCACCGCTGAGGACTTTCAAATCATCTGCCGTCCCGTTTTTCAGCTCATCCAGAAGACTTTAAGCGATTAA
- a CDS encoding VTT domain-containing protein yields the protein MTIEEPIQSPEELTSIEEEVPKKGLSKQATNIIRVLVLLAVIALTVVLLIYRDQIQTLQGYGFPGIFLFSILANATILIPIPGVIFTSAMGAVFNPLWVAVAAGAGAALGELSGYLAGFSGQAVVENSKKYEQVVHWMEKYGDITILVLAFIPNPLFDLAGMTAGILKMPVWKFLVFCVIGKILKMMMFAYAGDWVMGLVDQLF from the coding sequence TTGACGATTGAGGAACCTATCCAGTCTCCTGAAGAATTGACATCTATCGAAGAGGAAGTCCCTAAAAAAGGATTATCCAAACAGGCGACGAATATCATCCGGGTGCTTGTATTGCTGGCGGTCATCGCCCTGACGGTAGTTCTGCTGATCTATCGCGATCAAATTCAAACACTGCAGGGTTACGGTTTCCCCGGCATTTTTCTTTTTTCCATCCTGGCGAATGCAACCATTTTGATACCTATTCCGGGTGTGATCTTTACCTCGGCGATGGGCGCAGTGTTCAACCCCTTGTGGGTGGCGGTTGCGGCTGGGGCGGGTGCGGCCTTGGGTGAACTATCCGGTTATCTGGCAGGTTTCAGCGGTCAGGCTGTGGTTGAGAATTCGAAGAAGTATGAGCAGGTTGTGCACTGGATGGAAAAATATGGTGATATCACCATATTGGTGCTGGCTTTCATCCCAAACCCCCTTTTCGATCTGGCCGGGATGACAGCGGGGATCCTCAAGATGCCGGTTTGGAAATTCCTCGTGTTTTGCGTGATTGGCAAGATCCTCAAGATGATGATGTTTGCTTATGCGGGTGATTGGGTGATGGGACTGGTGGATCAGTTATTCTAA
- a CDS encoding DUF1576 domain-containing protein: protein MTIFGGGMILLAFLVTPAVEVLRGEWAIITSPSILITDYIAYANLGAAFLNAGLVTLIGLGLAWLIRARFNGYLISAIFTLAGFAFFGKNVFNILPIFAGVYIFDKVFSHQRMRDLIAPLLFGTTLGPVVSQFAFGFDFGWWGLVGGILLGILSGMLLAALMNHIYSFHEGYNLYNTGTTGGFVATVVYITMRGFGLEIESAFYWSTEFTDFLTIFVGVVLLGLIVMGFVWGASMSQYKKIWAESGRLASDYVVISNLGTTLVNMGVVGILGLIYVRLVGGDVNGATLAGIFTITGFGALGKHPRNIVPIMLGVYLSCWTLVWDHADPGPLLAVLFCTTLAPLAGKYGIIAGIIAGALHLPMVMHVGSLHGFMNLYNNGFAGGLAMLIIIGFIKGVKPKLLQDE from the coding sequence GTGACTATCTTTGGGGGTGGAATGATCCTGCTGGCATTCCTCGTCACACCGGCTGTGGAAGTTCTTCGGGGTGAGTGGGCGATCATTACCTCACCCAGCATCCTCATTACCGATTATATAGCCTACGCCAATCTTGGGGCTGCCTTCCTGAATGCCGGCTTGGTGACCTTGATTGGCCTGGGGCTGGCGTGGTTGATACGTGCCCGATTTAATGGTTATCTGATCTCAGCAATTTTTACCCTGGCAGGCTTTGCATTTTTTGGCAAAAATGTGTTTAATATCCTGCCGATCTTTGCAGGGGTCTATATTTTTGACAAAGTGTTCTCGCATCAGCGGATGCGGGATCTCATTGCACCGCTGCTTTTTGGAACCACCCTGGGCCCTGTGGTGAGTCAATTTGCATTTGGTTTCGATTTTGGTTGGTGGGGTTTGGTGGGCGGCATCCTCCTGGGGATCTTATCCGGGATGCTGCTGGCAGCTTTGATGAACCACATCTATAGTTTTCATGAAGGCTATAACCTGTATAATACCGGCACGACGGGTGGATTTGTGGCAACGGTGGTCTATATCACCATGCGAGGGTTTGGGCTGGAGATCGAATCGGCCTTTTATTGGTCAACAGAATTTACAGATTTCCTAACCATTTTTGTCGGCGTTGTCCTTCTCGGGTTGATCGTCATGGGGTTCGTCTGGGGGGCCAGTATGTCTCAATATAAAAAGATATGGGCGGAATCAGGCCGTCTGGCTTCAGATTATGTGGTTATCAGCAACCTGGGGACAACCTTGGTCAATATGGGTGTGGTTGGGATTCTTGGGTTGATCTATGTCCGCCTGGTCGGTGGTGATGTGAACGGGGCGACCCTGGCAGGCATCTTCACCATTACTGGGTTTGGCGCTTTGGGCAAGCATCCCCGCAATATTGTACCGATCATGTTGGGGGTTTACCTTTCCTGCTGGACCCTTGTCTGGGATCATGCAGACCCCGGGCCACTTTTGGCTGTGCTCTTTTGCACGACATTAGCGCCACTGGCCGGGAAGTACGGGATCATTGCCGGTATTATCGCTGGCGCATTGCACCTTCCTATGGTCATGCATGTGGGCAGCTTGCATGGATTTATGAACCTTTATAACAATGGTTTTGCAGGCGGGCTGGCGATGTTGATCATTATTGGGTTCATCAAGGGGGTGAAGCCAAAACTCCTCCAGGATGAATGA
- a CDS encoding C39 family peptidase — protein sequence MRKTLRLILIPLLGVILLAAAFPLSAQAEDIPDEAYVCCIYGYPQSYNLSCEARAAADWVSFFGYSVTEYELMASFPISDDPEEGFVGSWNGTWGHIPPNSYGIHPPAVAATLRELGVPAQAYSNLTWDDLRREIAAGRPVVIWVIAQMWPGTPIEYTAKSGNTTIVAYHEHAMILTGYSETSVQVVDPGSGSMKYFSISSFLTSWAVLGNRAVLAGEPEPTPTPTNTPTPTQTPTPTPSPTPISQVVVQAGDTLVGIAEHYGIAWQTLVALNNLEYPYFIHPGDVLRLY from the coding sequence ATGAGAAAGACCCTCCGCCTAATTCTGATCCCCCTGCTGGGCGTCATCCTGCTGGCAGCGGCCTTCCCGCTAAGCGCACAGGCAGAAGACATCCCGGATGAAGCCTATGTTTGCTGTATCTATGGATACCCGCAATCCTATAACCTCTCCTGTGAGGCCCGGGCTGCTGCGGATTGGGTATCTTTCTTTGGCTATTCTGTCACCGAATACGAACTCATGGCGTCCTTCCCCATTTCAGATGATCCAGAAGAGGGGTTCGTCGGCAGTTGGAACGGCACCTGGGGCCATATTCCCCCCAACTCCTACGGGATTCACCCCCCTGCGGTTGCAGCCACTCTGCGGGAACTTGGCGTCCCAGCCCAAGCCTACAGTAATCTGACCTGGGACGACCTGCGGCGTGAGATCGCTGCAGGACGGCCGGTCGTCATCTGGGTGATTGCCCAAATGTGGCCAGGTACACCGATCGAATACACTGCCAAGAGTGGCAATACAACCATCGTGGCTTATCACGAACACGCCATGATCCTCACCGGTTATTCCGAGACCAGTGTCCAGGTGGTTGACCCCGGGTCGGGCAGCATGAAGTATTTCTCCATAAGCTCTTTCCTCACCTCATGGGCTGTTTTAGGTAACCGGGCAGTGTTGGCCGGGGAACCCGAACCCACCCCGACGCCGACCAATACACCTACTCCGACACAGACACCCACCCCAACCCCATCACCCACGCCGATCAGTCAGGTCGTCGTTCAGGCAGGGGACACCTTGGTGGGTATCGCTGAACACTATGGCATCGCCTGGCAAACCCTGGTAGCGCTCAACAACCTGGAATATCCCTACTTCATCCACCCCGGTGACGTTCTACGATTATATTAG
- a CDS encoding glycosyltransferase, with protein MTEENAFPKISIITCTYNSEKFLSRALESIEQQTYRNIEHIINDSYSTDASLKIIEDYIKRNQERYTIKVIQSTPKGVGNALNFATKEATGDLIHYLHSDDYYSAPTSLEKVALKFRERPNLVWMTGNFLVEIKGKQFTIPNTRLIRLNPKMALSLMNFISHENTFMRREAIENYGGFNETKGDVVEYSLWLHLIREHDPLIVNDEYTAFIIHKGSTSTGNIFKFFKAIFRAYHTQNKEKVFPFFGYYGDNRVYLSLRQFFRRIAKIFTTPSILT; from the coding sequence ATGACGGAAGAAAATGCGTTCCCTAAAATCAGTATAATCACATGCACCTATAACAGTGAGAAATTCCTGAGCCGCGCCCTTGAAAGCATTGAACAGCAGACTTACAGGAACATTGAGCACATTATCAATGATTCCTACTCGACCGATGCCTCCCTGAAAATCATTGAAGACTATATAAAAAGGAACCAGGAGAGATACACCATCAAAGTGATCCAGTCCACGCCTAAAGGCGTTGGCAACGCGCTCAACTTCGCCACCAAGGAAGCCACGGGTGATCTGATCCACTATCTGCATTCCGATGATTATTACTCAGCCCCAACCTCGCTTGAAAAAGTCGCTCTGAAATTCCGTGAGCGGCCAAATCTGGTCTGGATGACCGGCAATTTCCTGGTGGAAATCAAGGGGAAGCAATTCACCATCCCCAACACCCGCCTCATCCGCCTGAACCCAAAAATGGCGCTCTCGCTGATGAACTTCATCTCACACGAGAACACCTTCATGCGCCGTGAGGCAATTGAAAACTACGGCGGGTTCAACGAAACCAAAGGGGACGTGGTTGAATATTCCCTCTGGCTTCACCTGATCCGGGAGCACGATCCCCTGATCGTCAACGATGAATATACAGCCTTCATCATCCATAAAGGCAGCACGTCCACGGGGAATATCTTCAAATTCTTCAAAGCCATCTTCCGGGCCTATCATACCCAGAACAAGGAAAAGGTCTTCCCCTTCTTTGGCTATTACGGCGATAACCGGGTTTACCTCAGCTTGAGGCAATTCTTCCGAAGAATCGCCAAGATCTTCACAACTCCTAGCATCCTCACCTAA
- a CDS encoding DUF368 domain-containing protein, with protein sequence MTTTETNKKTSGVMDWIIRLLKGVMVGIGFITPGLSGGVLAVVFGIYERLMRFLGNLRDKFVQNVLFFLPVGIGGVIGVVAFSAVVDFAFTNYAGQFTLLFIGFIVGTFPSLFKTAGKEGRKWWHWLLLVLMTGGTYYFMHWMETVRTVQLVPSFLNWVMSGAMIGLGVVVPGMSPSNFLIYLGLYQPMAAGIKSLDFGVIVPLMIGGLACVLLLARLISWLFKKFYGVMYHLILGIVIGSTVAIFPFGINGNPLLVGAGLAVLGAVASYGLAKLDEKYAREDLFS encoded by the coding sequence ATGACAACAACTGAAACGAATAAGAAAACAAGTGGTGTAATGGATTGGATCATCCGGTTGCTGAAAGGCGTGATGGTGGGGATTGGCTTTATCACCCCCGGCCTTTCGGGCGGCGTGCTGGCTGTGGTCTTTGGCATTTATGAACGCCTGATGCGCTTTCTCGGCAACTTGCGGGATAAGTTCGTCCAGAATGTGCTCTTCTTCCTACCTGTGGGCATCGGTGGCGTGATTGGCGTTGTGGCCTTCTCGGCAGTGGTGGATTTTGCCTTCACGAATTATGCCGGGCAATTCACCCTGTTGTTCATTGGCTTCATCGTGGGTACTTTCCCATCGCTGTTCAAAACAGCCGGCAAGGAAGGTCGTAAATGGTGGCACTGGCTGCTGTTGGTTTTGATGACCGGCGGCACCTACTACTTCATGCACTGGATGGAAACTGTCCGTACCGTTCAATTGGTACCCTCATTCCTCAACTGGGTGATGAGCGGCGCGATGATCGGGCTGGGCGTGGTTGTGCCCGGGATGAGCCCCTCTAACTTCCTGATCTACTTGGGTCTCTACCAGCCGATGGCCGCTGGGATCAAGTCCCTGGACTTTGGTGTGATCGTTCCTTTGATGATCGGTGGGCTGGCATGCGTCCTGTTGCTCGCCCGGTTGATCTCATGGCTGTTCAAGAAGTTCTACGGGGTCATGTATCATTTGATTCTCGGGATTGTGATTGGATCAACGGTTGCGATCTTCCCCTTTGGCATCAATGGGAACCCGCTGCTGGTGGGTGCTGGGCTGGCCGTTTTGGGTGCAGTCGCCTCCTATGGTTTGGCAAAGCTGGATGAGAAATATGCCCGGGAAGATTTGTTCTCGTAA
- a CDS encoding ribonuclease D encodes MLTSLQNTELVWVDQQNTLRDIAQEIAQSDILAVDTESNSLYAYQEQVCLVQFSTRDKDYLIDTLALEDLSVLGPIFNSDKILKVFHAAEYDLICLFRDYGFRFDYLFDTMVAARILGLQQVGYGPLLEKFFDIKMNKKYQRANWGKRPLNPEMLQYARQDSHYLVALQELLRAELQKADLWELALEDFRRLTQGIEDTTESSEEDFWKLRGARDLSPEKAAVLKALYKFREEQAASQNRPPFKVISNQALVEIAQISPKHKEELYILRNLSERLADRYSNKIMRAINEGKQAPPEYPPVHKRPKNSVLKRIDALREWRKVTGVELGVGSDVILPRDVLNRIAWAAPDCANTLQEQMQDVPYRFARFGQDILTSIDPVGHS; translated from the coding sequence ATGTTGACATCACTTCAAAACACCGAACTGGTCTGGGTTGACCAGCAAAACACATTGCGCGACATTGCACAAGAAATCGCTCAATCTGATATCCTCGCCGTGGATACTGAATCCAACAGTCTTTATGCCTACCAGGAACAAGTCTGCCTGGTCCAGTTTTCCACCCGCGATAAAGACTACTTAATTGACACCCTCGCCCTGGAGGATCTCTCTGTCCTCGGGCCGATCTTCAATTCGGATAAGATCCTCAAGGTCTTTCATGCCGCCGAATATGATCTGATCTGCCTCTTCCGGGATTACGGATTCCGCTTTGATTACCTTTTTGACACCATGGTTGCCGCTCGGATCCTGGGCCTCCAACAAGTCGGTTATGGCCCCCTCTTGGAGAAGTTCTTTGACATCAAGATGAATAAGAAGTATCAGCGCGCCAACTGGGGCAAACGCCCTCTGAACCCGGAGATGCTGCAATATGCCCGTCAGGACAGTCACTACCTGGTCGCCCTGCAGGAGCTCTTGCGTGCTGAACTCCAAAAAGCAGACCTCTGGGAGCTGGCTCTGGAAGATTTCCGAAGGCTCACCCAGGGTATTGAAGACACCACCGAATCCTCTGAAGAGGATTTCTGGAAGCTGCGCGGCGCACGGGACCTGAGCCCGGAAAAGGCCGCCGTGCTGAAAGCCCTATATAAATTCCGGGAAGAACAGGCTGCATCCCAAAACCGCCCACCCTTCAAGGTCATCAGCAACCAGGCGCTGGTGGAGATCGCCCAGATTTCCCCCAAGCATAAGGAAGAACTATATATCCTCAGAAATCTGAGTGAACGCCTGGCGGATCGCTATAGTAATAAAATCATGCGAGCCATCAATGAAGGGAAACAAGCCCCGCCCGAATACCCACCCGTGCATAAACGGCCCAAAAATTCGGTACTCAAACGGATTGATGCGCTGCGGGAATGGCGGAAGGTCACCGGGGTCGAGCTCGGAGTGGGCTCTGATGTGATCTTGCCCCGCGATGTCCTCAACCGGATTGCCTGGGCAGCACCTGACTGCGCGAATACTCTGCAGGAGCAAATGCAGGATGTCCCCTATCGCTTTGCCCGGTTTGGACAGGATATCCTTACCTCCATTGACCCTGTTGGACACTCTTAA
- the folD gene encoding bifunctional methylenetetrahydrofolate dehydrogenase/methenyltetrahydrofolate cyclohydrolase FolD, which produces MTAKIIDGKAIAESIREEVKQSVKERQEQGLPVPGLATVIIGDNPASKVYVRMKQKACQEAGIRSVGHELPATATQDEVEALVKQLNDDSDIHGILVQLPLPAGLDEERVLNTISIQKDVDGFHPINIGRLAQKGREPLFVPATPAGVMVLLEKNGTVLDGAKAVVLGRSNIVGMPVSLLLLRENATVTICHSHTKDIPATVREADVLVAAIGKPGYVRGDWIKPGATVIDVGTNRVDDPSVKRGYRLVGDVNFDEAVEVAGAITPSPGGVGPMTIAMLLRNTLRAARLADAQDQ; this is translated from the coding sequence ATGACAGCAAAAATCATCGATGGTAAAGCTATTGCGGAATCAATCCGCGAAGAAGTGAAACAAAGTGTGAAAGAACGCCAGGAGCAGGGATTACCCGTTCCCGGTTTGGCAACTGTGATTATTGGGGATAATCCTGCCTCAAAAGTCTATGTTCGCATGAAACAGAAAGCCTGCCAGGAAGCGGGCATTCGATCCGTGGGGCATGAACTGCCCGCCACGGCAACCCAGGATGAAGTTGAAGCCCTGGTAAAGCAGCTCAATGACGACTCGGATATCCACGGCATCCTGGTGCAGCTGCCGCTGCCTGCCGGGCTGGATGAAGAGCGGGTGCTCAACACGATCAGCATCCAAAAGGATGTGGATGGCTTCCACCCGATCAATATCGGCCGCCTGGCCCAAAAAGGTCGTGAGCCTTTGTTCGTTCCGGCCACCCCTGCCGGTGTGATGGTGCTTCTTGAAAAGAACGGCACCGTGCTGGATGGCGCTAAAGCCGTCGTGCTGGGCCGCTCCAATATCGTCGGTATGCCGGTCAGCCTGTTACTGCTCCGCGAGAACGCTACCGTGACGATCTGCCATTCTCACACCAAAGACATCCCCGCGACCGTTCGAGAGGCGGATGTCCTCGTGGCAGCTATTGGCAAGCCCGGCTATGTCCGCGGCGATTGGATCAAACCCGGTGCGACTGTGATCGATGTCGGCACCAACCGGGTGGATGATCCTTCCGTCAAGCGCGGCTACCGGCTGGTTGGCGATGTTAATTTCGATGAGGCCGTTGAAGTGGCCGGGGCGATCACCCCCTCACCCGGCGGTGTTGGACCGATGACCATCGCCATGCTCCTCCGCAACACCCTGCGTGCTGCCCGCCTGGCTGATGCCCAGGATCAGTAA